In one window of Siphonobacter curvatus DNA:
- the trpA gene encoding tryptophan synthase subunit alpha — protein MNRITQLFQQQSQKLLNVYFTAGYPQLNDTRTILKNLQEAGADLVEIGMPYSDPVADGETIQASNQRALENGMSLKVLFSQLEGMRDEIHVPVLLMGYINPVLQFGVEAFCQKCQEVGVDGLILPDIPADVYEEEFKPTFEKYGLLNIFLITPQTTEKRILYIDEVSQGFIYMVSSASITGAKTGISAEQEAYFDRIANLNLKNPRLIGFGISDNQSFEQASKNANGAIIGSAFIKAISQGSDLPSTIQTFVQGIKGPVTII, from the coding sequence ATGAATCGCATTACTCAGCTTTTTCAGCAGCAATCGCAAAAGTTGCTCAATGTATATTTTACGGCGGGTTATCCCCAACTTAACGATACCCGTACCATTTTAAAGAATCTGCAGGAAGCGGGGGCCGATCTAGTAGAAATCGGAATGCCGTACTCGGATCCGGTAGCGGATGGAGAAACCATTCAGGCTTCCAATCAACGGGCTCTGGAAAATGGCATGTCGCTGAAAGTATTATTTAGTCAACTGGAAGGCATGCGGGACGAGATCCACGTGCCTGTCTTATTGATGGGCTATATCAATCCCGTACTGCAGTTCGGCGTGGAGGCCTTTTGCCAGAAGTGTCAGGAGGTAGGTGTAGATGGGCTAATCCTACCCGATATTCCGGCGGATGTCTATGAAGAAGAATTCAAACCTACGTTTGAAAAATACGGTCTGCTCAACATCTTCCTGATTACGCCGCAAACCACCGAGAAACGAATCCTGTATATCGATGAGGTATCGCAGGGCTTTATTTATATGGTATCGTCGGCCAGTATCACCGGAGCTAAGACGGGCATCAGTGCCGAACAGGAAGCCTACTTCGACCGCATTGCCAACCTGAACCTGAAGAATCCGCGTCTGATCGGATTCGGTATCTCCGATAATCAGTCTTTCGAGCAGGCTAGCAAAAATGCAAATGGAGCTATTATCGGAAGTGCCTTTATCAAAGCCATTAGTCAAGGCAGCGATTTACCCAGTACCATTCAAACATTCGTACAGGGAATCAAAGGTCCTGTTACTATTATATAG
- the trpB gene encoding tryptophan synthase subunit beta, giving the protein MKIADQVTSAFQVNERGYYGPYGGAFIPEMLYPNVEELRENYLTIMADPSFQAEFEYLLRDYVGRPTPLYLAERLSEVYNTKIYLKREDLCHTGAHKVNNTIGQILLAKRLGKNKIVAETGAGQHGVATATVCALMGIECIVYMGEIDIERQAPNVARMKMLGAEVRPATSGSRTLKDATNEAMRHWINNPVDTHYIIGSVVGPHPYPDMVARFQSVISEEIRNQLAEKTGSELPDYVIACVGGGSNAAGAFYHFLNDASVKLVAAEAAGMGVESGHSAATTFLGKPGVLHGSRSILMQTEDGQVVEPFSISAGLDYPGIGPMHANLATSGRGIFKAITDEEALASGFQLAKLEGIIPALESAHALACLKTLNASPDEVVVVNLSGRGDKDLATYMKYL; this is encoded by the coding sequence ATGAAAATTGCAGACCAGGTTACCAGTGCTTTTCAGGTGAACGAGCGAGGATATTACGGACCTTATGGTGGAGCCTTCATTCCTGAAATGTTGTACCCGAACGTGGAAGAGTTACGGGAGAACTATTTAACGATCATGGCCGATCCTTCGTTTCAGGCCGAATTCGAATACCTGTTACGGGATTACGTCGGTCGCCCAACGCCCTTGTACTTGGCCGAGCGTCTTTCGGAGGTGTACAACACGAAAATCTATCTCAAGCGGGAAGACCTTTGTCATACCGGTGCTCACAAAGTCAACAATACCATCGGTCAGATTTTGCTGGCGAAACGTTTGGGTAAAAACAAAATCGTAGCCGAAACCGGAGCTGGTCAGCACGGCGTAGCAACGGCAACGGTGTGTGCTCTGATGGGCATCGAATGTATTGTATACATGGGCGAGATCGACATCGAACGGCAAGCTCCCAACGTAGCCCGGATGAAAATGCTGGGTGCGGAAGTACGACCCGCCACGAGCGGTTCGCGCACCCTGAAAGATGCCACCAACGAAGCCATGCGTCACTGGATTAATAACCCCGTCGATACGCATTATATAATAGGTAGTGTCGTAGGTCCGCACCCGTACCCGGATATGGTAGCCCGCTTTCAGTCGGTCATCTCGGAAGAGATACGCAACCAACTCGCTGAAAAAACGGGTTCTGAGTTACCCGATTACGTGATTGCCTGCGTTGGCGGCGGTTCCAATGCGGCGGGAGCTTTCTATCACTTTCTGAACGATGCATCGGTAAAACTGGTAGCGGCGGAGGCAGCGGGTATGGGTGTGGAATCGGGGCATTCGGCAGCGACTACCTTTCTAGGAAAACCCGGCGTGTTACACGGAAGTCGCAGTATCCTCATGCAAACAGAAGATGGCCAGGTCGTAGAACCTTTCTCGATTTCGGCGGGTCTGGATTATCCCGGAATCGGTCCCATGCACGCCAACTTGGCCACGAGCGGTCGCGGCATTTTCAAGGCCATTACCGATGAAGAAGCCCTGGCTTCCGGCTTTCAACTGGCTAAACTGGAAGGAATTATTCCGGCTTTGGAATCAGCCCACGCTCTGGCTTGTTTAAAAACTCTGAATGCTTCGCCCGATGAAGTAGTCGTAGTGAATCTGTCCGGTCGCGGTGACAAGGATTTAGCTACCTATATGAAATACCTGTAA
- a CDS encoding FAD-dependent oxidoreductase: protein MIRSDVSEKRNPATVSLNADLVVVGGGLSGTCCAITAARAGIRVILVTDRPVLGGNASSEVRLWVLGATSHMGNNNRWAREGGVLDELLVENMYRNPEGNPLIFDTVILEKVVQEPNITLLLNTAVHDLEKSDPDTISKVFAFCSQNSTSYELSAPLFCDASGDGIVGFLAGAAFRMGAESSDEFGEKFAPSQEYGELLGHSMYFYSKDTGKPVRFVPPSYAIDVTKEVPRFRRFTAKEQGCQLWWLEYGGRLDTVHDTEKIKWELWKVVYGVWDYIKNSGQFPEAETMTLEWVGTIPGKRESRRFEGDYMLIQQDIVEQRSHYDDVAYGGWSIDLHPADGVFSEKPGCNQWHSKGLYGIPYRSYYSRNIKNLFLAGRIISASHVAFGSARVMATSAYGGQAVGMAAVLCTQQGLLPRDFSSPEKITQLQQALQKRGQHIPGLQLHDPLDLVQEAQLTASSELVLTELTEDTEPRPMVYSVAQLLPVAAGRFPALIVHPYAAEATTLEVELRLSSRPENHTPDVVVATQSLALQPGRNCMKLEFDVTINEPTYAFLVFRKNEQVAFRYSNTRITGVLSVFNLVNAAVSNYGKQEPTEDIGVDAFEFWCPQRRPEGLNLALKLEEGLNAFGVENLRNGLQRPTSHPNAYVADLTDPKPGVTLRWNEKQRIRRIELAFDADFDHPMENVLMTHPESIMPFCVQRFQILDENGNVLAQEQANHQTLRTITFDKSITARQLTIQLEHPSATVPAALMEVRVYKEEGV, encoded by the coding sequence ATGATCCGATCTGACGTAAGTGAGAAAAGAAATCCCGCCACCGTTTCACTAAACGCCGATTTAGTAGTAGTCGGAGGTGGGTTATCCGGAACCTGTTGTGCAATTACGGCGGCTCGGGCGGGTATTCGCGTCATCCTGGTAACCGACCGACCAGTACTGGGTGGAAATGCGTCCAGTGAAGTACGACTCTGGGTATTAGGGGCTACTTCCCACATGGGCAATAACAACCGCTGGGCCAGGGAAGGGGGTGTGCTGGATGAATTGCTGGTGGAAAATATGTACCGCAATCCGGAGGGGAATCCACTGATTTTTGATACCGTTATTCTGGAGAAAGTCGTACAGGAGCCTAACATTACCCTCTTGCTCAACACGGCTGTACATGATCTGGAGAAGTCTGACCCGGATACTATTTCGAAAGTATTTGCTTTCTGTAGTCAAAATTCCACCAGTTACGAATTGTCCGCACCGCTATTCTGTGATGCTTCGGGCGATGGAATTGTAGGCTTTCTAGCGGGTGCTGCCTTTCGAATGGGGGCCGAATCCAGCGACGAGTTTGGCGAGAAGTTCGCCCCAAGTCAGGAATACGGCGAGTTGCTGGGTCATTCCATGTATTTCTATTCCAAGGATACGGGGAAACCGGTTCGGTTTGTTCCTCCGAGTTATGCGATTGACGTCACGAAAGAAGTGCCTCGATTCCGCCGCTTCACCGCCAAGGAGCAAGGTTGTCAGCTCTGGTGGCTGGAGTACGGCGGTCGGCTGGATACCGTTCACGATACGGAAAAAATCAAGTGGGAATTGTGGAAAGTCGTGTACGGCGTCTGGGATTACATCAAAAACTCCGGCCAGTTTCCCGAAGCGGAAACCATGACCCTGGAATGGGTCGGTACCATTCCCGGTAAACGCGAAAGCCGCCGCTTTGAGGGAGATTACATGCTCATTCAGCAGGATATTGTCGAGCAGCGAAGTCATTATGACGACGTAGCTTATGGTGGCTGGAGCATCGATTTACATCCCGCGGACGGGGTTTTTAGTGAAAAACCGGGTTGTAATCAATGGCATAGCAAAGGACTTTACGGGATTCCTTACCGCAGTTATTATTCCCGAAATATTAAGAATCTTTTCCTGGCGGGACGAATCATTTCCGCCAGTCACGTCGCCTTTGGTTCGGCTCGGGTCATGGCCACGAGTGCGTACGGCGGACAGGCTGTTGGTATGGCGGCCGTGTTGTGTACGCAGCAGGGCCTGCTTCCTCGGGATTTTTCTTCGCCCGAAAAAATTACTCAACTCCAGCAGGCGTTGCAAAAACGGGGGCAGCACATTCCTGGCTTACAACTCCACGATCCCCTGGATCTGGTACAGGAAGCCCAGCTTACGGCTAGCTCGGAACTGGTACTTACGGAGCTGACCGAAGATACTGAGCCCCGACCCATGGTGTATTCCGTAGCTCAACTATTGCCGGTAGCGGCGGGTCGTTTCCCTGCCCTGATTGTGCATCCCTACGCGGCGGAAGCTACGACCCTGGAAGTGGAATTACGCCTGAGCAGTCGTCCAGAAAATCATACGCCCGATGTAGTAGTAGCTACTCAGTCCTTGGCCCTGCAACCGGGACGAAACTGCATGAAGCTGGAATTTGATGTAACGATTAACGAACCGACCTACGCTTTTCTGGTTTTCCGTAAAAACGAACAGGTAGCGTTTCGGTATTCAAATACCCGGATCACGGGTGTACTTTCCGTCTTCAATCTGGTAAATGCTGCCGTATCGAATTACGGAAAACAGGAACCTACGGAAGACATTGGCGTCGATGCCTTTGAATTCTGGTGCCCCCAGCGGCGTCCGGAAGGTTTGAATTTGGCCTTGAAGCTAGAGGAAGGACTCAACGCTTTTGGGGTGGAAAATCTGCGAAATGGCTTGCAACGTCCTACGAGTCATCCCAATGCTTACGTAGCCGATCTGACAGACCCAAAGCCGGGAGTAACGCTACGCTGGAATGAAAAACAACGCATTCGTAGGATAGAATTGGCGTTCGATGCGGATTTTGATCACCCGATGGAAAACGTACTCATGACGCATCCCGAAAGCATTATGCCTTTTTGCGTACAGCGATTCCAGATTCTGGATGAAAACGGGAACGTCCTAGCCCAGGAACAGGCCAACCATCAGACCTTACGCACGATTACTTTCGACAAATCCATCACAGCTCGTCAACTTACGATTCAATTGGAGCATCCATCGGCTACGGTACCCGCCGCGTTAATGGAAGTTCGGGTCTACAAGGAAGAAGGCGTTTAA
- a CDS encoding glycoside hydrolase family 2 protein, which translates to MKSFLFFLFVSFSVSAQYTIRESNAIPLHGKWLFAMDPRQVGVQKGWYTLASNAQGRNWDQVTVPHCFSADPRYQFFTGLVWYKKSFPWQVQTGKRVILHFDAAYYATTLWLNDQKVGTHEGGYTPFSFDITDFLKNGENLLALSITNDTWQEGSIPGSKDGDSPNDPFMGWMNYGGLIRPVYLTIEPEVYLQNLKVEATPDLVKGTATLKVKAFIRNASQQANAPKLSFTLQQKHRTIPVSWKMLSTSIAGSQSGVLEAETSLKAADVKRWDLDDPNLYQLRVAIAGDTLKTSFGIRKVEVKGTQLLLNGQPLKLAGANRVVDYPGLGSLEPDWLIEKDFRLMKEAGMEFQRLTHYTPSERFYELADQYGMLIIAEAGNWQLTPKQMDSDTIRNKFKQQFTEMMQRDWNHPSIIAYSVGNEYLSEQPAGQRWTKDLIAWSRELDPTRLYTFASMRLNILPKRAEDEASQYCDFVSTNTYGNHARALDHIHSLYPDKPVLISEWGVRADASGGEAGQAKHISEVAELIRKRPYVVGASWWTYNDYQSRYVGTAPNGYRPWGLVGPDRTPRPAYAVYRSEMAPLTLEKVRWQPGGQGVHELIIKVTARGDFPAYTLRNYQIKTSDQTIPIPELKPGASVEVRVPVVGFDRMLTLDVWKPTGIPILTETIHLTETK; encoded by the coding sequence ATGAAATCATTCCTTTTCTTTCTTTTCGTATCCTTCTCGGTATCCGCCCAGTACACCATCCGCGAGTCGAATGCGATTCCCTTGCACGGCAAATGGCTGTTTGCCATGGACCCCCGCCAGGTAGGCGTGCAGAAGGGCTGGTATACCCTGGCTTCCAACGCACAAGGACGCAACTGGGATCAGGTTACGGTACCGCACTGCTTTTCGGCCGACCCCCGGTATCAATTCTTCACGGGCTTGGTCTGGTACAAAAAGAGTTTTCCCTGGCAGGTACAGACGGGCAAGCGGGTGATTTTGCATTTTGATGCGGCTTACTACGCAACAACGCTCTGGCTGAATGACCAGAAAGTCGGTACGCACGAGGGAGGATATACGCCCTTTTCCTTCGACATTACAGATTTTCTAAAAAATGGAGAAAACCTGCTAGCCCTATCCATTACTAATGATACCTGGCAAGAAGGGTCCATTCCCGGCTCGAAAGATGGCGATTCGCCCAACGATCCTTTTATGGGCTGGATGAACTACGGCGGTCTGATTCGTCCGGTGTACCTGACCATTGAACCCGAAGTTTACCTGCAGAACCTCAAGGTAGAGGCCACGCCCGATCTGGTTAAAGGTACGGCTACATTGAAAGTGAAAGCCTTTATTCGGAATGCTTCGCAGCAGGCTAATGCTCCCAAACTTTCCTTCACACTCCAACAGAAGCACCGTACCATCCCGGTATCCTGGAAAATGTTAAGTACCTCCATCGCCGGGAGTCAAAGCGGTGTACTGGAGGCAGAAACCAGTCTCAAAGCGGCAGATGTCAAACGCTGGGATCTGGATGATCCGAATCTGTATCAGTTGCGAGTGGCTATTGCGGGCGATACGCTGAAAACAAGCTTTGGCATACGGAAAGTGGAAGTGAAAGGAACGCAACTGCTACTCAATGGTCAACCTTTGAAACTAGCCGGAGCCAACCGCGTTGTGGACTACCCAGGCTTAGGCTCGCTCGAACCAGACTGGCTCATTGAAAAAGACTTTCGCCTGATGAAAGAAGCCGGTATGGAATTCCAGCGGCTGACGCACTATACGCCCAGCGAACGATTCTACGAACTGGCCGATCAATACGGTATGCTCATCATCGCCGAAGCGGGCAATTGGCAACTCACGCCCAAGCAAATGGATAGTGATACCATTCGGAACAAATTCAAACAGCAGTTTACTGAAATGATGCAACGGGACTGGAATCACCCCAGCATCATCGCCTACAGCGTTGGAAATGAGTATTTGTCAGAGCAGCCCGCCGGTCAACGCTGGACGAAAGATCTGATTGCCTGGAGTCGCGAACTGGATCCCACGCGACTCTACACCTTCGCCAGTATGCGACTCAATATCCTGCCGAAAAGAGCCGAAGACGAAGCTTCTCAATACTGCGATTTTGTTTCGACCAACACCTACGGCAACCACGCCCGAGCCCTGGATCACATTCATTCGCTGTATCCCGACAAACCTGTATTGATCAGTGAGTGGGGCGTTCGGGCCGATGCCAGTGGTGGTGAAGCGGGACAGGCCAAACATATTTCAGAGGTAGCCGAGCTGATCCGTAAACGGCCGTACGTAGTTGGAGCGTCGTGGTGGACGTACAACGATTACCAGAGTCGTTACGTGGGTACCGCTCCGAACGGGTACCGCCCCTGGGGACTGGTAGGCCCCGACCGTACGCCCCGACCCGCGTATGCCGTGTACCGCAGCGAAATGGCACCCCTTACCCTCGAAAAAGTACGCTGGCAACCCGGCGGGCAGGGGGTACATGAGCTAATCATCAAAGTAACGGCTCGGGGCGATTTCCCAGCCTATACGCTTCGCAACTACCAGATCAAGACATCCGATCAAACCATACCGATTCCGGAATTAAAGCCCGGAGCCTCTGTCGAGGTTCGCGTTCCCGTCGTCGGCTTTGACCGAATGCTGACGCTGGACGTATGGAAACCGACGGGCATCCCCATTTTGACCGAAACCATCCACTTAACCGAAACGAAGTAG
- a CDS encoding sodium:solute symporter family protein produces the protein MNSVIDTTVIFVFSAFVLAIGLLFARTGRNLKSFFAGGEAVPWFIGGLSLFMSFFSAGTFVAWGSIAYKHGWVAITIQWTMCIGALVTGLFLAPRWKATGNLTAAEFIRERLGERVQKTYIGIFTLVSLFIKGSVLYPVAKLVSVSLGFPLVECTIVLGIFMIAYTAVGGLWAVMVTDILQFVILTAAVFILLPLSLEKAGGFDTFTQKVPDDFFNFLHGEYTFGFVMAFVFYHIAYIGGNWTFVQRYTSVDSPKSARKVAFLFAALYLVSPMIWMLPPMIYQSINPTLSGLDTENAYLMICKLVLPPGLLGLMLTGMYFSTSASANTTLNVVSAVFTNDIYKGFINPQASDEKLIRVARLSSWGFGIGMIIIALLVPAAGGIVEVVLSISAISGGPLLAPPLWALFSKRINGKTTFWITIIGLLVNLYFKVLSPTLFSYKLSRGAETIIGIGLPLLLLLTYELYARSKGWIAEEYEGYLRTRSAKKAEAQAEEESYEIKKQNQFGLQVIAGSLVFVALMLGILSLLTPSGAGITAGIAVVVLLGALIPWQASRKITFSATEAELPAKVH, from the coding sequence ATGAACTCTGTCATTGATACCACCGTCATTTTTGTTTTTTCTGCCTTTGTACTGGCCATCGGTCTGCTCTTTGCCCGGACGGGTCGTAACCTGAAATCGTTCTTTGCCGGTGGCGAAGCCGTACCCTGGTTCATTGGGGGGCTATCGCTGTTCATGTCTTTTTTCTCGGCGGGTACGTTCGTAGCCTGGGGTTCGATTGCCTACAAACACGGTTGGGTAGCGATCACGATTCAGTGGACGATGTGCATCGGAGCTCTGGTGACAGGTTTATTTCTGGCTCCTCGTTGGAAAGCTACCGGCAATCTAACGGCTGCTGAGTTCATCCGGGAACGACTGGGGGAGCGGGTACAGAAAACCTACATCGGCATTTTTACGCTCGTATCGCTTTTTATTAAAGGCTCCGTACTCTATCCCGTAGCCAAATTAGTAAGCGTATCTCTGGGATTCCCCCTGGTGGAATGCACCATTGTACTGGGCATTTTCATGATTGCCTATACGGCGGTAGGGGGACTCTGGGCGGTCATGGTTACCGATATTCTTCAGTTTGTCATTCTGACGGCGGCCGTATTTATTCTCTTACCCTTGTCGCTGGAGAAAGCGGGCGGCTTCGATACATTCACCCAAAAGGTACCCGACGATTTTTTTAATTTCCTGCACGGCGAGTACACCTTTGGTTTTGTGATGGCTTTCGTGTTTTATCACATTGCCTACATCGGGGGAAATTGGACGTTTGTGCAGCGGTATACCAGTGTCGATTCGCCTAAATCGGCCCGGAAAGTTGCCTTTCTATTTGCGGCTTTGTATCTGGTCAGTCCCATGATCTGGATGTTGCCACCCATGATCTACCAGTCGATTAATCCTACACTTTCGGGCTTGGATACGGAGAACGCCTATCTGATGATTTGCAAACTCGTATTGCCACCGGGACTGCTGGGATTGATGCTGACGGGCATGTACTTCTCTACGTCCGCCAGTGCCAATACGACGCTTAATGTCGTCTCCGCCGTATTCACCAACGACATTTACAAGGGCTTTATCAATCCACAGGCTTCCGACGAGAAGCTTATTCGCGTGGCCCGGCTTTCGTCCTGGGGTTTCGGCATCGGAATGATTATCATTGCCTTGCTGGTTCCCGCGGCGGGAGGAATTGTCGAAGTAGTATTGAGTATATCTGCCATTTCGGGCGGCCCCTTACTGGCTCCGCCGCTTTGGGCCCTGTTTTCCAAACGCATCAATGGGAAGACGACGTTCTGGATTACCATCATCGGATTGCTTGTCAATCTGTACTTCAAGGTATTGTCGCCGACGCTCTTTTCTTACAAACTTTCCCGTGGGGCTGAAACCATCATCGGCATTGGTCTGCCGCTATTGCTATTACTGACGTACGAACTCTACGCCCGTTCGAAAGGATGGATTGCGGAGGAATACGAGGGGTATCTACGTACCCGATCCGCCAAAAAAGCCGAAGCTCAGGCCGAGGAAGAGTCCTACGAAATCAAAAAACAAAATCAGTTTGGTCTCCAGGTCATTGCCGGATCACTCGTTTTTGTGGCCCTGATGCTAGGCATACTTAGCTTGCTGACACCTTCCGGAGCGGGCATTACGGCAGGTATTGCGGTGGTCGTCTTACTCGGAGCACTCATTCCCTGGCAAGCTTCGCGGAAAATTACTTTCTCAGCCACGGAAGCGGAACTGCCTGCCAAAGTCCACTAA
- a CDS encoding sialate O-acetylesterase, whose product MKTILLLLTMSLGYVLPAVAQTKALFVVAGQSNAVGQGNAEQSVRVTGALEYRYQSDSLVALRDPVGENALEFQAANTGSAWPAFAQRYQELTGQQVILVAAARGGSSAHQKAELNELGTWAAEGHKPLLANALEKIHRAEAKVGTPIQGIIWIQGERDANAIFDQQLTAEAYEGALEGLIGRFRNGLGAVVPFYLVLTGNQQGREPIGNTAVRQAQRNVARRLTQVFVVYEQAEHFAKKHWMKDFVHYNQQALNDIGKTVAERIVTLNN is encoded by the coding sequence ATGAAAACGATCCTACTCTTGCTGACGATGAGCTTGGGATACGTACTCCCGGCGGTTGCACAGACCAAAGCCCTCTTTGTCGTAGCGGGACAAAGCAACGCCGTCGGGCAAGGCAACGCCGAACAATCCGTCCGGGTAACAGGAGCCCTGGAGTACCGCTACCAAAGCGACTCATTGGTAGCCCTTCGGGATCCCGTGGGTGAGAACGCTCTGGAATTTCAGGCGGCCAATACGGGCAGTGCCTGGCCCGCTTTCGCTCAGCGGTACCAGGAATTAACGGGCCAGCAAGTCATCCTCGTAGCCGCCGCACGCGGGGGCAGTTCGGCTCATCAGAAAGCCGAGTTGAATGAACTGGGTACCTGGGCTGCCGAGGGTCATAAGCCCTTACTGGCTAACGCTCTGGAGAAGATCCATCGGGCGGAAGCAAAAGTGGGGACTCCCATCCAGGGCATCATCTGGATCCAGGGCGAACGCGATGCCAATGCAATTTTCGATCAGCAGTTAACGGCGGAAGCCTACGAAGGGGCTCTGGAAGGGTTGATCGGACGGTTTCGAAACGGCTTAGGGGCCGTAGTCCCTTTTTACCTCGTGTTGACGGGCAATCAGCAGGGCCGCGAACCCATCGGGAACACCGCCGTTCGGCAGGCCCAGCGAAACGTGGCCCGGCGATTGACTCAGGTCTTCGTCGTATACGAACAGGCCGAGCATTTTGCAAAGAAACACTGGATGAAGGACTTTGTGCATTACAACCAGCAAGCCCTGAATGATATTGGGAAAACCGTTGCCGAACGCATCGTAACCCTGAACAACTGA